In the genome of Actinomadura luzonensis, the window CGGCTTGGCTGGTCAAGGGCCGAGAAATTCGATCCGACAAGGCGCGCCGCACCAGTCCGACACCGGCCAAACATACTCCGGTAGCGCCCAGCAGCACGGCGGGAAGCCCGGCGAACTCGGCCGCGACGCCGCCCAGCGCCGCGCCCAGGGGCATGCCGCCCATTCCGACGAGGCGGTATGCCGAATTGACCCGGCCCAGCAGCTCCGGCGGGATGAGCCGCTGCCGGGCCGAGATCACCAGCACGTTGGCGGCCGCCCCGACGAGGCCCCAGAGCACGGCGGTGGGGTAGAGCGCCCACGGCGACGGCACGGCGATCGGCACCACGAGCAGCAGGCTGCTGACCAGCCAGCAGCCGGTCAGCGCGCGGAACTCCCCGAAGATCCCGGCGGCCCGCTCGGCCAGCAGCGACCCGAGCACCGCCCCGCCGGCGAAGGCCGTCATCATCAGGCCGTACCCCTCCGGCCGCAGGCCGATCGCCGACCCGTCGCCCACGGCCCACAGGACGAAGACGGCGAAGTAGGCGGAGTTGGCGAGGTTGAGCAGGCCCGCCGTGATCGCCAGGCTGCGCAGCACCCGGTGCCGGGCCAGGTAGCGCAGCGCCTCGCCGATCTCGCGCCGCAGCGGCCCGCGCGGCTGCCCGTCGCCCACCGGCCGGTAGGTGCCCCGCATGCCGCCCAGCAGCAGCGCCGCGGCGGCGTACAGCAGGGCGGGAACCCCGAAGACGGCCGCGGGCAGCAGGCCGACCAGGAGCCCGGCGACGGGCGCGCCGGCGAACTCGTTGCCGATCATCTGGGCGCTGGAGACCCTGCCGTTGGCCCGGGTGAGCCGGTCGGCGGGCACGGTCATGGGCAGGACGGACTGCGCCGAGGTGTCGGCGAAGACCTCGGCCACCCCGGCGGCCAGCACGGCGGCGAGCAGCACCCACAGGTCGAGCAACCCGTACGCGCCCGCCAGGGCCGCCGCGGCCAGCAGCGCCGCCCGGGCGCCGCCGGCCCAGGCCATGACGCGGCGGCGGTCGGCCCGGTCGGCGACCGCGCCGGCCGGCAGCGCCAGCAGCAGCCAGGGCAGCGTGGCCGCCGCGCCCACCAGGGAGACCAGGGTGGGGGAGCGGGTCATCGACACCGCCAGCAGGGGGGCGCCGATCTTGAGCACGCCGTCGGCGAGGTTGGACAGCGCGGTGGAGGTCAACAGGTAGGCGAAGGATCTCCCGAGGCCGTGGCCCGGCATGGCTAACTCCAAGTAGTGTGAAGGCGTACAAGGAAAAGTGTGCACGTATTTCTTTGCAAAGATAGGCTTGCACGTGACGAAGAGCAAGAGCTTCTCCGCCCGTACGCTTGACGCGAACGCCCTGAAGTCCTTCGCGCACCCGCTGCGGCTGCGCATCTACGAGCTGCTCGACCAGCGCGGCCCGTCCACCGCCACCGGCCTGGCCGCGATCCTCGGGCAGAACACCGGCGCGACCAGCTACCACCTGCGCGAGCTGGCGCGGCACGGCATGATCGAGATCGCGGAGGGGATGGGGCGGGGCAAGGAGAAGTACTGGCGGATCGTGCCGGGCGGCTTCACCTACGGCGACACGCCGCCGGACGCCGAGGCGGCCAGCGCCCTGGAGTTCCTGCTGGACGACCTCGTGCGCCAGCGCGGGGCGGAGCTGGCCAAGTGGCGCGAGGCCGCGACGCGGGCGCCTGCCGAGTGGGTGGCCGCGAGCGGCTTCGGGCGGCGCTCGCTGCGGCTCACCACGCAGGAGACGGCCGAGCTGCGGGACGAGGTGCTGGAGGTGCTGGAGAGGTACCGCTCGATCTCCGACCGCAGGGACGGCGAGGCGGCGGCCGGGCACGAGCTGCCCATGGGGCACGTGGTGATCCACTTCGACGTCCTCCCGCTGGGCGCCGTCCCCGACGAGCCGTCCTGACGCCGGCGAGGCCCAGGGGCGGCGGGCGAGGGGCGCGAAAGAGGCGCACCGGGAGGCCCGTGAGGCCGCATCCTAGGGATTTCCCTAGGTCCCGCCCTGAAGTCAGGGGCCGGGCCGAGCCCATAGTCTCCAACGTCACACCGGCCCTTTTCCGGCACGCACCGCACCGGCGAGGGAGCGCTCATGACACGCGGCGGCAGTGACACGGCGACCGGTCCGTGAACGCGTGGGCGCCGGACACTTCCGGCGTGGTGGAACGCTCCATCCGGTTCGGACGGGGAAGCCCCCGCGCCCGGGGACGGGAAGAGCCGGGCGCGGTGTCGCCGGCTGAGCGGGCATTGCCCGGCGGCGCCGCGCCCTCCCGCCCAGAGCCGCGCCCTCCCAGCCTGAGCCCGCGCCCTGAGAGCCGCGCCCAGCCCGCGCTCTCAGTCAGCCCTCACCCGCCGTCCTCACCCGCCGCCCTCGGCACACCGCCCGCCCAAGCTCCCGGCGGTTACGCGCACAGGGGACGCGCGCCCCTCAGAGCTTCCGGGCCCGCCGGACACGGGGCCGGAAGGGCAGCGCCCTCGTCTCGGGCTGGAGAGACGGGGGCGCTCGCCGCACCTCCCAGCCCGGCCCCGGGTAAGGAGCGGTGGCGGTCAGACGATGAGGTGGAGGGCGCGGTCGGTGAGACCGGGCGGGGCGGTGCGGGGCGAGCCGGCGTCGAACGGCGGCTGCGGGTCGTACTCGATGGCGAGCTGCACCGTCTGCGCCGTCTCCTCGTCCCTGGCCTGGGCTAGCAGCGTCAGCGCCATGTCGATCCCCGCCGACACCCCGGCGGCCGTCACCACCTTGCCCTGGACGACGCTCCGCTCGCTCACCGGCTCGGCCCCGTACTGCCGCAGCAGGTCGAGGACGGCCCAGTGGGTGGTGGCGCGCAGGCCGCCGAGCAGCCCGGCCGCGCCCAGCAGCAGGGAGCCGCTGCACACGGACGTGGTCCAGCTCGTGTGCTCGTGGGCGCGGCGGATCCAGCCGAGCAGGGCCTCGTCGGCGAGGACGTCGAAGGTGCCGATCCCGCCGGGCACGACGACCACGTCGGGTGCGGGCAGGTCGGCGTAGGAGGCGGTGGCGGTGAGGGCGAGGCTGCCCCGGTCGTCGGTGACCGGGCCCGGCTCGGCGGCCACGAACGTGACCGTGCAGCCGGGCGCGAAGGCCAGCACCGTGTACGGCCCGACCGCGTCCAGCGCGGTGAAGCGGGGATAGAGGGGGATGGCCACGTGCATGCTCAACGCTCCTGTTCGGGCAGGGGAAGGGCGGGGACGGGGGCCGCGGAGGGCAGGGCGGCAGGAAGGGCGGAGGGCAGGGCGGCAGGAAGGGTGGAGAAGCGGCGGCGGTGCTCGCCGGGCGCGACCCGCCAGTGCCGCCGGAAGACGCGGTAGAGCGTCTCGGCGGTGCCGAGCCCCGACTCCCTGGCCACCGTCTCCAGCGGCTGGTCCGTGGCCTCCAGGAGGCGCCGGGCGGCGTCGGCGCGGCTGCGCTCGACGTACCGGCCGGGGGAGAGCCCGGTCTGGCGGGTGAAGACGCGCGAGAAGTGCCGCTCGCTCATGCCCGCCCGCGCCGCGAGCGCGGGCACGCTGAGGTCGGCGCGGGGGTGGGCGTCGATGTACGCCTGCAGCTCGCGCAACGGCTCGCTGCGCGGCGTCAGCGCCCGCATGGGCAGGCTGAACTGGCTCTGCCCGCCGGGCCGGTGCAGGTACACCACGAGCCCCCGCGCGACCCGCCCGGCCAGCTCGTGCCCGAGGTCCCTGGCCACCAGCGCCAGCGCCAGGTCCACCCCGGACAGCACCCCGGCCGAGGTCCACACGTCGCCGTCCTCGATGTAGAGCGGGTCGGCGTCCACCTCGACGCAGGGGTAGCGCTCGCGCAGCTCCTGGGCCGCCAGCCAGTGCGTGGTGGCCCGCCGGTGCTTGAGCAGCCCGGCCTCGGCCAGCAGCAGCGCTCCGTTGCACACGGACGCGGTGCGCCGGGCGTCGGCGGCCAGCGCCGCGATGCCGCCGACCAGTCCGGCGTCCGACAGCAGCCCGGGCACCGACAGCCCGCCGGCCACCATGAGGGTGTCGATCGGCTCCCGCACCTCGTCGAGCGCGCCGGCCGCGACCACGACGCCGTTGCCGGCGGGCACGAGCCCCGCGCGCGGTGCCACCGTCTCGACCCGGTAGGAGCCGGGCGCCAGCAGCTCCGCCGTCCCGAACACGTCGGCCGGCCCGGCCAGGTCGAGAAGCTGAAACCCCGGGAAGACGACGACCACGATCCGCCGCTGCATGCCTTCATGCTGGTGGCGCCCCCGGTGAGGCGTCAACGACACGACCCTTGCACATTACGCCAAAGCCCCCGGACGGGCCGGGGGCCGGCGAACGGCGGGCGGTGGCGGTCAGCCCATGTGCGGGTAACGGTGGTCGGTCGGCGGCACGAACAGCTCCTTGATCGTGCGGGCGTTCACCCAGCGGATCAGGTTGAAGATCGAGCCGGCCTTGTCGTTGGTGCCCGAGGCCCGCGCGCCGCCGAACGGCTGCTGCCCCACGACCGCGCCCGTCGGCTTGTCGTTGACGTAGAAGTTGCCCGCCGCGAAGCGCAGCCGCTCGGAGGCGGCGGCGATGGCGTAGCGGTCCTGGGCGATGAGCGAGCCGGTCAGCGCGTACGGCGCCACGCCCTCCATCTGGTCGAGCACCTGGTCGAAGTCGCGGTCCTCGTAGACGTGCACGCCGAGGATCGGCCCGAAGTACTCCTTGACGAAGATCTCGTCCGTCGGGTCGGCGCACTCCAGCACCGTCGGCCGCACGAACCAGCCCACGCTGTCGTCGTAGGAGCCGGTGAGCACGTCGATGTTCGCGGCCTCCCGCGCCCGGTCGATGGCCGCCTTGTGCTTGGCGAAGGCCCGCCCGTCGATGACGGCCCCCATGAACGTGGACAGGTCACCCGTCACGTCGCCGACGGTCAGCGACTCGGCGGTGGCGACGAAGTCGTCGCGCATGCGGTTCCAGACCGAGCGCGGCACGTACGCCCGCGACGCCGCCGAGCACTTCTGCCCCTGGTACTCGAAGGCGCCCCTGATCAGCGCCGTCGACAGCACGGCCGGGTCGGCGGAGGGGTGGGCGAGCACGAAGTCCTTGCCGCCGGTCTCGCCGACCAGGCGCGGGTAGGAGTGGTAGGAGGCGATGTTCTGCCCGACGGTGCCCCAGAGGTGCTGGAACGTCGCGGTCGAGCCGGTGAAGTGGATGCCGGCCAGCGCCGGGTGGGTGAGCGCGGCCTCCGAGACGCCCTGGCCGTTGCCGGTGACCAGGTTGATGACGCCGGGCGGCAGCCCGGCCTCCTCCAGCAGCCGCATCGTGAAGTGCGCGGCGAACTGCTGCGTCGGCGACGGCTTCCACACCACGACGTTGCCCATCAGCGCGGCCGAGGCCGGCAGGTTGCCGGCGATCGCGGTGAAGTTGAACGGCGTGATCGCCAGCACGAACCCCTCGAGCGGCCGGTACTCCATCCGGTTCCACACGCCGGGCGAGGAGATCGGCTGGTCGGCGTACAGCTGGCGGGCGTAGGAGACGTTGAAGCGCAGGAAGTCGATCAGCTCGCAGGCCGAGTCGATCTCCGCCTGCTGCACCGACTTCGACTGGCCGAGCATGGTGGCGGCGTTGAGGGTGGCCCGCCACGGCCCGGCCAGCAGGTCGGCCGCCTTGAGGAAGATCGCCGCCCGCTCGTCGAAGGACAGCGACCGCCAGGCGTGCGCCGCCTGCAGCGCGCTGTCGATCGCGTCCCGCACGTCCTGGGCCGTAGCGTCGTTGGTACGGCCCAGGACGGAGGCATGGTTGTGCGGCTGCACCACGTCGATGGGCGCGCCGCCGCCGAGCCGCTGCTCGCCGCCGATGGTCATGGTCAGGTCGAGCGAGGCGCCGGCCAGCTCCTTGATGCGGTCCTCCAGCGCGGCCCGCTCGGCGCTGCCGGGCGCGTAGCCGAGGATCGGCTCGTTCGCGGGCACCGGGACGTTGCTGATGGCATCCATTTACTTACCCCCAAGGGCGCGAAGGAAGAAGGCGACGTTGGCCGGGCGCTCCGCCAGGCGGCGCATGAAGTAGCCGTACCAGTCGTCGCCGTACGGGACGTAGACGCGGACCGTGTGACCGGCGCCCGCCAGGGACTCCTGCCGGTCGGTCCTGATTCCGTAGAGCATCTGGAACTCGTGGTCGCCGATCGTCCGCCCGTAACGGTCGGCGAGCAGCTCCGTGATCGCGATCAGGCGATCGTCGTGCGTCGCCACCATGGGGTATCCCTTCCCCGCCATGAGGATGCGCAGGCATCGCACGTACGCCTTGTCCACCTCGGCCTTGCCCTGGTGGGCGACCGAGGCGGGCTCGCGGTAGGCGCCCTTGACCAGCCGCACCCGGGAGCCCTCGGCGGCCAGGTCGCGGCAGTCGTCCTCGCTGCGGAACAGGTACGCCTGGATGGCCACGCCCGTCGCCGGGTGGTCCTCGCGGAGCGCGCGCAGGATGGACAGGGTGGAGTCGACCGTGGTGTGGTCCTCCATGTCGAGGGTGACGGTCGAGCCGTTCGCCGCGGCGGCCGCGCAGATCTCGCGGGCGTGCTCCAGCGCCATGCCCTCGTCGAGCCGCTGGCCGACGGCCGACAGCTTCACCGACACCTCGCCGCGCGCGCCCAGCCCGAGCGGCCGCAGCGCCTCCAGCAGCGTGAGGTACGCCTGCGCGGTGGCCTCGGCGGCGCGCTTGTCCAGCGTCTCCTCGCCGAGGTGGTCGATGGTGACGGCCAGGTTGGCGTCCTGGAGGCGCTGCACGGCGGCGCGGGCCTCCTCGACGCTCTCGCCCGCGACGAACCGCTGAACCACCTTGGCGGTGAGCGGGAAGCCTGACACGGAGCGGCGCACGAGGCCACTCCTGGAAGCGGCGAGCAACAGTTGACCGAGCATGCCTCCGAGTCTAGAAACCGCAGCTCAGAGGGGGCCATCGACGGGCGTAACGCCGGGTGTGGCAGGCTGTCGTACACATGTATGACGCCGCCGACCTCCAAGAGACCGTCGACGAGATCGCCGCCCGGCTGGGCGCGTCCGCGACGCTGGAGGACCGCTCGTTCCGCCTGCTGGCCTACGGCGCCCAGCACGGCGACATCGACACGGTCCGCCAGGAGTCCATCCTGCGCCGGCGCGCCACCGGCGAGGTGCGCGACTACTTCGAGCGCTACGGCATCGCCAGGGCCGACGGGCCGGTGCGCATCCCCGCCGACGCCGCGCTGAAGGTGCTGGCCCGGGTGTGCTGGCCGCTGCGGCACGGCGAGGTGACCTACGGCTACCTGTGGCTGCTCGACTCGGGGGCGCTCACCGACGAGCGGCTGGCCTCGGCCGCGCCGCTGGTGGCGCGGGCCGCCGCCGCGCTCGCGCAGGAGGCCAGGAGCCGCAGCGACCTCGGGCGGGGGCTGCTCGCGCTGTTCTCGCCCGACCCGGAGGAACGCGCGGGGGCCGCCATCGAGACGGCCGGGCCGGTCGCGGCCGTCGCCGTGCGCGAGTCGCCGGAGCGGGTGGCCGCCCTGTGGACGCTGCCCCGCGGCGTCCTGGCCCGTCCGGGCTCGCCGGTGGCCCTGCTCGCCCCCGCGCACCTGGCGGCGGAGGTGGCGCAGACCGTGCAGGGCGCGTACGGC includes:
- a CDS encoding MFS transporter — translated: MPGHGLGRSFAYLLTSTALSNLADGVLKIGAPLLAVSMTRSPTLVSLVGAAATLPWLLLALPAGAVADRADRRRVMAWAGGARAALLAAAALAGAYGLLDLWVLLAAVLAAGVAEVFADTSAQSVLPMTVPADRLTRANGRVSSAQMIGNEFAGAPVAGLLVGLLPAAVFGVPALLYAAAALLLGGMRGTYRPVGDGQPRGPLRREIGEALRYLARHRVLRSLAITAGLLNLANSAYFAVFVLWAVGDGSAIGLRPEGYGLMMTAFAGGAVLGSLLAERAAGIFGEFRALTGCWLVSSLLLVVPIAVPSPWALYPTAVLWGLVGAAANVLVISARQRLIPPELLGRVNSAYRLVGMGGMPLGAALGGVAAEFAGLPAVLLGATGVCLAGVGLVRRALSDRISRPLTSQAALSDISRSL
- a CDS encoding ArsR/SmtB family transcription factor, producing MTKSKSFSARTLDANALKSFAHPLRLRIYELLDQRGPSTATGLAAILGQNTGATSYHLRELARHGMIEIAEGMGRGKEKYWRIVPGGFTYGDTPPDAEAASALEFLLDDLVRQRGAELAKWREAATRAPAEWVAASGFGRRSLRLTTQETAELRDEVLEVLERYRSISDRRDGEAAAGHELPMGHVVIHFDVLPLGAVPDEPS
- a CDS encoding DJ-1/PfpI family protein, producing MHVAIPLYPRFTALDAVGPYTVLAFAPGCTVTFVAAEPGPVTDDRGSLALTATASYADLPAPDVVVVPGGIGTFDVLADEALLGWIRRAHEHTSWTTSVCSGSLLLGAAGLLGGLRATTHWAVLDLLRQYGAEPVSERSVVQGKVVTAAGVSAGIDMALTLLAQARDEETAQTVQLAIEYDPQPPFDAGSPRTAPPGLTDRALHLIV
- a CDS encoding GlxA family transcriptional regulator, whose amino-acid sequence is MQRRIVVVVFPGFQLLDLAGPADVFGTAELLAPGSYRVETVAPRAGLVPAGNGVVVAAGALDEVREPIDTLMVAGGLSVPGLLSDAGLVGGIAALAADARRTASVCNGALLLAEAGLLKHRRATTHWLAAQELRERYPCVEVDADPLYIEDGDVWTSAGVLSGVDLALALVARDLGHELAGRVARGLVVYLHRPGGQSQFSLPMRALTPRSEPLRELQAYIDAHPRADLSVPALAARAGMSERHFSRVFTRQTGLSPGRYVERSRADAARRLLEATDQPLETVARESGLGTAETLYRVFRRHWRVAPGEHRRRFSTLPAALPSALPAALPSAAPVPALPLPEQER
- the pruA gene encoding L-glutamate gamma-semialdehyde dehydrogenase — translated: MDAISNVPVPANEPILGYAPGSAERAALEDRIKELAGASLDLTMTIGGEQRLGGGAPIDVVQPHNHASVLGRTNDATAQDVRDAIDSALQAAHAWRSLSFDERAAIFLKAADLLAGPWRATLNAATMLGQSKSVQQAEIDSACELIDFLRFNVSYARQLYADQPISSPGVWNRMEYRPLEGFVLAITPFNFTAIAGNLPASAALMGNVVVWKPSPTQQFAAHFTMRLLEEAGLPPGVINLVTGNGQGVSEAALTHPALAGIHFTGSTATFQHLWGTVGQNIASYHSYPRLVGETGGKDFVLAHPSADPAVLSTALIRGAFEYQGQKCSAASRAYVPRSVWNRMRDDFVATAESLTVGDVTGDLSTFMGAVIDGRAFAKHKAAIDRAREAANIDVLTGSYDDSVGWFVRPTVLECADPTDEIFVKEYFGPILGVHVYEDRDFDQVLDQMEGVAPYALTGSLIAQDRYAIAAASERLRFAAGNFYVNDKPTGAVVGQQPFGGARASGTNDKAGSIFNLIRWVNARTIKELFVPPTDHRYPHMG
- a CDS encoding proline dehydrogenase family protein; this translates as MLGQLLLAASRSGLVRRSVSGFPLTAKVVQRFVAGESVEEARAAVQRLQDANLAVTIDHLGEETLDKRAAEATAQAYLTLLEALRPLGLGARGEVSVKLSAVGQRLDEGMALEHAREICAAAAANGSTVTLDMEDHTTVDSTLSILRALREDHPATGVAIQAYLFRSEDDCRDLAAEGSRVRLVKGAYREPASVAHQGKAEVDKAYVRCLRILMAGKGYPMVATHDDRLIAITELLADRYGRTIGDHEFQMLYGIRTDRQESLAGAGHTVRVYVPYGDDWYGYFMRRLAERPANVAFFLRALGGK
- a CDS encoding PucR family transcriptional regulator; protein product: MYDAADLQETVDEIAARLGASATLEDRSFRLLAYGAQHGDIDTVRQESILRRRATGEVRDYFERYGIARADGPVRIPADAALKVLARVCWPLRHGEVTYGYLWLLDSGALTDERLASAAPLVARAAAALAQEARSRSDLGRGLLALFSPDPEERAGAAIETAGPVAAVAVRESPERVAALWTLPRGVLARPGSPVALLAPAHLAAEVAQTVQGAYGTAAGVGAPRPDPADAWLSWREARQALRIAEHFPRYAPVARWADLGVHRLLARLGLPDLRELAAEVAALDAELAHTVEVYLDLGGHAQKTAAELGIHRQTLYYRLGKAERLTRRDLSDGDDRLTVHLGLKAARLCRQEAP